ttaattagttgttagattaattagttttacttttgTCTTGTTAATTAAACGTTAgttgttaattagttgtttattttatatggtattattaatttattattaatttgatgattttactttttgttcttattaattaattgtttaatttatataggcattgttaatttgttgttaattagtTTACTGTTTTACTTTTTACTTATCATTCTTgttaattacttatttaatttatattgggtattgttaatttatttattttttattcttgttaatttttttgttagattATAAATGGGTGATAAGAATAATACATCTGAATCTTCTACTAGAAGTAGAAGAACGGACCCAGGATGGGCACATGTAATTCAAGTTAGTGAAAATAATACCAATGATCTTCAATGCATGTACTGTATGAAAGTTTATAAAGGAGGAGTTAATAGAATAAAGCAACATCTTGCTGGAGGTTACAAAAATGTAGTTCGGTGTCCAAAATGTCTAGAAGATGTAAGGAATCAAATGCAGGAATTCATTGCTAAACAAAGAGAGCAAAAATCAATTATGAATATGGAAAGACCACCTGAATTTGCTGATTTTGAAGTACTGGGATTAGATAAAAATGAGGAAGAGGAAGAGCTGATGCAAAAAATTGGCAGTGAAAGAAGAAGGCAAGTACTGGAGGTTACAAGTACTAGTGCTTCAAAAAAACCAAAAGTTTTACCACCACAAAGTAGTAGAGGGCCTATTGACTGTTATTTTTCCCCTAGacttgttgttatgagaaaaaatatGAGGTAAACTACCATTGATTAAAATAGTCCAGCTAAAAAGGAGTTAAGGGAGCGTGCTTGTGTTGCTATAGCACGATGGATGTATGACGTGGGAATAGTTTTTAATGCTGTGAATTATGATAGCTTTGGGGAAATGATTCGAGTAATTGGAAATTATGGGAGAGAAATGAAACCTCTAAGTTTTCATGAGGTTAGAGTTTGGTTACTTAACAAAGAAGTGCAAATCATAAATGATCTTCTTGAGTCTCATAAAGTAGAATGGAAAAATTATGGATGTACATTGATGTGTGATGGATGGACGGATAGAAAAGTGAGAACCTTGATTAATTTCTTGGCTAATAGTCCAAAGGGAAGTGTATTTATTAAATCAGTTGATGCAAGTGATGAATCAAAGACAGCGGCATTGTTGGCTAGTTTGATTGAGAAAGAATTGATGGAAATTGGTCCCGAAAAAGTAGTTCAAGTTGTTACAGATAATGCATCAAATAATGTTGTAGcaggtaaaatttttatttaattttttctattaCTAAAAcaaatatcattttatttttattattaatggaaTGAATTTTTCTACTTGTTTATGACAGGGAGAATATTGGAAGCAAATTTTTCTCATCTATACTGGACTCCATGTGCAGCCCATTGTATAGATTTGATGTTGGAGGATATCTTTAAGATCCGTGTTTTCAAAGAAACATTCCGCAAAGCTGTTGAGCTTACTGGTTTCATATATGGCTCTTCAGGAGTTCTAAACATGTTGCGGAAGTTTACTAATGGAGTAGAATTGCTAAGGCCAGGGCAAACTAGATTTGCTACTGCTTTTATTACACTGGGAAGGATTCATCTTCAAAAAGCCAACATTAGAAAAATGTTTACTTTGGAAAGTTGGACAACTAATAAATGGGCTAAAGAGGTGAAAGGCAAAAAGTGTGAAAGGACGGTTTTGAGTCCTGCCTTCTGGAATCATGTTGTTTATGCTCTTAAGGTTTCCGATCCTCATGTTCGTGTGCTTCGACTtgttgataataaaaaaaaaccagTTATGGGATATATTTATGAAGCCATGGATAGGGCTAAAGAAGCTATTGCCAACTCACTCAATGGCAATGAAGAGAAATACAAGAGCATTTTTGAGATTATTGATGCGAGATAGTCACTTCAATTGCATCGTCCTTTGCATGCTGCAGGATACTTTTTGAATCCTGAATTTTTTTATCCAAATAAAATGAGAATTGAATCTGATGAAGAGGTCAATACAGGATTGCTTTCGTGCATccataaaatggaaaaaaattcaTCAAAAGTTGACATGATTCTTGATGAAATTGAGAGATACAAGGCAACTGCAAGGACCTTTGGTTTTCCTTCTGCTATTAGAGGAAGAACAAccaaatctccatgttattaatttaattcttattaatttttcattttgctcatttattaatttatatcatgaattTAACAATCATTAGTTCTATATTGTAATAgctgcttggtggaaaatatatGGTTCTTCAACTCCAAACCTACAAAAGTTTGCTGTAAAGGTTATGAGTCTCACATGTAGTGCAAGTGGTTGCGAAAGAAATTGGAGTGTATTTGAGCAcgtaagtaatatatatatatatatagctgaagataaaataacaaattaagaaatatatatatatatatatatatatatatatatatatatgtctcaCATGTAGTGCAAGTGGTTGCGAAAGAAATTGGAGTGTATTTGAGCAcataagtaatatatatatatatatatagctcaagataaaataacaaattaagaaatatatatatatatatatatatatatgagtttgAAGTTTAACTTATTTGTTGCTGTAAAATAAATAACAGCTTCATAGTAAAAAAAGAAATCGACTATTTCAAGATCGCTTGGACAATTTGGTATATGTGAAGTACAATAGAGCGTTGCTACGCCGACACACTTTTGGGGATATCACAACACCTGTTGATTTGGCAAATATTGATGAAAGTAATGAGTTGTTGCTTGGTGAATTAGAAAAAAGCGAtggggatgatgatgatgatgattctcTTGTTTTCATGAATGACGTGTTGACTTGGGGTGATGTTGGTAGAGCAGCTGGAGTTTGTGAATCTCGTTATGAATCGAGATCGGCTGCAAGATCAACACCAGGCCTTCGAAATGATGGAGTTTCAACTGGTGTTGATCTTGTAGCCGATCTCGATTCATAACGAGATTCAGAAACTCCAGCTGCTCTACCAACATCACCCCaagttgatgatgatgaagaggagGAAGAATTTGTGATGAGAGGTGCATCCTCTTCGCaagttgatgatgatgaagaggagGAAGAATTTGTGATGAGAGGTACTCTACCAACATCGCCTCGCTCTACCAGCTGCTCTACCAACAACACCAGTTGAAACTCCATCATTTCGAAGGTCTGAACTTCTATAATTTACATTTTCTATTATGTGACTTATGACTtgtttctaattttttatttattatgtataattTTATAGCATCACTTTTATCATATATATCTGCTGAAAATTCAGGTATGAACTATTTCTTTTTTTAACATCTCTTATTATTATGTGTGTTTTTACTTAtgctatatattttaattttacagtCTCATACTTTCACTTGTATCTTATACTTGAGCTAGAACTACAGGTATGcactatttttaatttcttttattttagatataaaaaaagtgtaaataatttttttttttttaatatgttttttttatcaactatatttaaatatatatatatatatagtatatatttatagtataatttaaataattaaggttATGACACCTTTCTTCAAAAAGGCCCTCGCCTCGCCTCTCGCCTAAGGCCATAGAGTACTCTATTGCCTAAATGTCGCCTTTCGCCTTGATAACACTGATAAGCATACCCTAAAGGTTAATGATTGGGGGAAAAAAATGGTAAATAAGCATACCCTAAAGGTTAATGATTGGGGGAAAAAAAAggtaaagttaaaaaaaaatacatgtaGTTTTGCACTTTGATGCTTGAcagaaaaatattttcctttttttttttttgtcaattccATACCATGTCCTTCAATCTGTTTAGTTGTCCCTCGaatttgttaatggaaatttgactgGGAATGGTtgccataaaattatttttttgccAAATGCAGCACATGCCATATATTCTTTACGTTAATAAGTAACAGCTATTTAATTTAGATGATTAAGAAAAAGCTGTTAAAATTGAAACCCAATTGAACACAAAATCGCACTCTCTCCCTAATCTTTCCCCTCTACCTGCCACAATTACTTCAAGAAACCTCACCCATTTTTTGCCTATGCTCACCATTTCAGAATTTTCCTCAACTAGCTTCTGTAGTTATCCTTGTCGTCATCATCTATTTTCCTAAATCTAAACAAACTATCCATCTCtcccaagctgccaaaatgatgtcACTTTGCAAGAGAGGTGCAAGATCATTGTCTTGATAAATTATAGTCATTACATGCTTCTCTTTAGAGATAAATAGGCAGACTCAGGCACATGGATGCAACTAATTGAGTTCCGCAAGACCTCTCTCATTTTCACAAGGAAACCACCAACCTCTATTGAGATATGAAACAAGCTCAATTCAGAGTAGGTGTTCCCCTTTCCTGTGGATTTCATGCTTCTGTTTCCAAGTGCAACTTCTTATGGGATATGTGCTTATTGAGATTCTTTTGATTTATGCTTCTAACAAGGAAACTACTCAAACTTTGAAACTAGAGTTTCTGTactttaatcatcataaatcagATTTGGATCCTTACAGGATTTTATTGATTTATTCGATGGTTGATGTTTGATTTGGGCTTTTTCATTAAGAAGACATACAAGCCAGTGTGATTTGTCTACAAATGTAACACAGAAGTTCTAATTTTTAGTTGCGTTGCTGGCATAATCATTAAAGGCACAAGGTACACTAAAACACAAACACAAAGTACTAGGCGCAAGTCATAGGCATGTGCTTGAGTAAGGTTAGGCACAAAAAGAATTTGAtgcagtaaaaatttaaaattaagatcAACATATTAGCTCTATTTAACCAAATTGACCAACGTAAACAATCCTCAAAGCATCAGTCCATAGTTAACCATATAGTCACAAGGAAAATACACAAATCATTATAGACTTCACATTAACAATTTCTTTTTCTCTAAGACAATGCTATGATCCAAAGCCCACAAGTGTGGATGCTTCATGCACTGGGTCACCCTTTACAAAGCTATGATGATTTGCTAGGACATAAAACACAACCAGATTCTGGAAACCCAAAAACCAACCCAGAAAGCATTGTTACTATTGTTAttaaaaaaagggaaaagaaacacAGATAACCTAGAGACAAAGGAGTTGGGTAGGTAAATGGATCGGGTAAGAATGTGAGAGGGTCAAAAATAAGGTATGAGGAGAGGAATTTAATAAGAATAATGTTGAAAATAGAAGTATTACTGATAGGTATTTTGGTAGTGGTGGTCCAACaagattccaacacttccaacatcaGATTCTGGTAGATTGGCAAGTTCAAGTATGGTGGTAATGTCTTTTGGGCCATGTGCTTAGGCCCATAAGGTGAGTTCCTGTTAGAGGTCGACTTTCAACAATAGAGGCACTATGACCAATGCCCTACCAGGATATTAAATATTGTCCATCACATGTCATATCGGCTAATATGTAATGAAATTTTGAAGGGATCAATACTATATTGGGCAATTCAGAAAGTAAGCCACAAACCATAGTGAATCGGCAATAATATCAATGCAAAATGGATGTATCATCTGTTACAAGGCAAGTCGCGTTTTTCACAAATGTAACGTATCTCCTATAAATGTAGAGAATCAAGAAACTaactgtagaaagagatgattctccttaatttcaattaatctgtacatgggtatatatatataattgattcctataattgtgttctactaattaggaagaaatcctaaataagaaatcataaataggaatacagaatacagaatatacagagaaataatatagtgattgacttttcataacattcccctcaagttggagcatagatgttaatcatgcccaacttgttacaaatgtagtcaatcctagctccattcagagcttttgtgaaaatatctcctaactgctctccagttttgatgtgtcctgttgagatgatctgttgttgaatcttttcacgaataaagtgacaatcaatctcaatatgtttggtccgctcatgaaacaccggattagaagcaatatggagagcagcttgattatcacaccacaattttgcaggcagggaggtcttaaaacctgtctcatctagtaattgaagtattcacattacctcacatactgattgtgccatggctctgtattcggattcagcactaaatTGAGAagctacactctgcttcttgcttctccaagacaccaaatttcctccaacaaaatcacaatatccagtagtttacctcctgtcaaccttagatttagcccagtcggcatctgaaaaacattcaacattcaaatgcccatgattaccatatagcaaacatcttcctggagcgcccttcaggtaacacaagatttgttctaaggcttcccaatgagcaacagttgaggaagacataaactgacttaccacactaacagtATAAGTAATGTCAaaacgagtgactgtaaggtagttcaattctcctaccaatctcctgtatctctctggatcttcaaataactcactatcccctgctaacagttgtaaagttggagtcattggtgcactacaagacttagcacctaattttcctgtctctgtcaatagatcgaggacatattttctttgagacaagaaaatacccttcttacttctcataacttcaatacccaagaaatactttaataatcccaagtttttggtctgaaactgggtttggaggaaggttttaagagatgaaatacctgcagaatcactcccagtgatgacaatgtcatccacatagactaccaggagaattagaccaacctcagattgcctataaaatactgagtgatcacacttactcttttgcataccaaattcctgtactgcttcactgaatctcccaaaccatgtcctaggactttgtttcaagccataaagagacatctgaagcctacaaactttacccaactccccttgagcaacaaacccaggtggttgctccatatacacctcctcctgaagataaccatgaaggaaagcattcttgatatccaattgatgcaggagccgatcatatgtagctgctaaagagataaacaagcgaatagaagtaagtttagctacagaagaaaaagtgtcagagtaatcaaccccatatgtctgagcatatccttttgctacaaggcgtgcttttcgCCTAGTCACGAaatcatcaggatttacctttactgtaaatacccatttgcaaccaatagctttcttaccagtgggcaaaggcaacagttcccatgtaccattaccatctaaagcctccatttcctctttcatagcatcacaccagccaagatgagacagtgcctcaccaacagtattagggataggaacagagtctaaagaaataacaaaacattgagaacaagaagacaattgattagaagaaacaaaagaagcgatagggtaagtacatgaacgtttatctttacgaagagcaatgggtaagtctagattagaatcatgatcagtatgaggtacaggatctcccaacgaagtagctggtggaggatctgagtcagaaatctccaatctcctggaataaacatgaacaatgggaggtcgagtaggtctagagacagaagaaacaggctgtgggagaggactagacattggttggacagtatatattaagagatcatcctcctccccctgactctcatacacaaatgattgaggaaaaaatggagtggactcaaaaaatgtgacatctgcagaaacaagataatgattaagagtaggagagaaacaactgtACCATTTTTGGAGaagggagtacccaaggaagacacatttgagagattttggatccaatttagtaacctgtggacgaacatcacgcacaaaacaggtacaacaaaaaatacggggttcaataggaaacaaagattttgtaaaaaacaaagcagtataaggaatatccccattaaggacagaagacagcatacgattgatcaaaaaacatgctgtagaaactgcatccgcccaaaagtgtttaggaactttcatctgaaaaagaagagcacgagttacctcaagaagatgccaatTTTTTCTTTcggtcacgccattttgggatggggtatccacacaggaagactgatgaagaatgtcatTTTGTATCATATAAGActaaaattgtgctgaaaagtattctttggcattgtcacttcttaatatgcgcacaaaaatattaaattgagttttgatttcattacaaaaggcacaaaagataaaaaaaataactcagaacgattcttcattaaatataaccaggcaacacgagagtaatcatcaacaaaagtaacaaaataacgaaatccagttttagaagtaacagaacaaggaccccaagcATCAGAataaactaactcaaaaggggatgaagcctgtttattgactctagacacagaaggcaaacgatgatgtgttgcaaactgacatgactcacattctagtactgataaagactgaaattaaggacacagcttcttcatggtagacaaagaaggatgacccaatctacaatgagcttcaagaggtgttaaagtACTAAAGCAAACATAGATCCTGAaataaacactggtcaggaaaaaaggaaatagaacaatttaaggtacgagtaattttactaacagaaagtatattaaaagagaattttagtagacacaaaacagaagacaaagaaattgacgaagtcggattcgcagttccaaaacccatgacacaagaaattgaaccatcagctaaagtaacggtagaggaagtgagattagactgaaaagcagatagaagactagaattacctgtcatgtgatctgtcgcaccagaatcaataacccatttggatgaagaagacacaaggcgtgtagtggatttacctgactcagcgatcacaGTAAcgggggaactggtaggctttagaaatGCCTGATGCTggaaaaattgtgcaaaatcctctgcagataccaaaatagttttctcagaggaagatactatagaattctctgctgccatatttgccatatgTGATCGCTAATTTTTTCTCTGaaattgcggacaattatattttgtatggccaggctcatggcaataataacaaatgactcctcttgagtcctgattagaactagcctctccattacgctgattacttctgttgcctataattcctcctctacttcctcctctattaccctgttgtctatttggattacggctaataagaacactactggcaggctatgaagattgggtactctctgtacaaaggacccgtgtgaacgtttcatgcaaagaggaaatctcagaactggagagaatctgagatttagcagtctcatactctgaaggaaggcctgcaagaaaactcataacagccagttgctcccgttgggcctgctgaactttcacatcaggactaaaaggcaacaacacattaagttcctcatatacccgtttaaaatccattaaataagccgtgagagacttatcctctttctcagcacggtagaatgccttacaaacatcataaatacgggagatattccctttaccagaatacagaaaatctaagtaatccatcaattccttaacaaattcacagtgattaattaaactaattatctcactgtgaatcgagttccgaagctgcaaaaacaaccgagcatcctccctgagccaagtttgtcgtgtatcatctgtgggtggatctttagtaagatga
The Hevea brasiliensis isolate MT/VB/25A 57/8 chromosome 15, ASM3005281v1, whole genome shotgun sequence genome window above contains:
- the LOC131173755 gene encoding uncharacterized protein LOC131173755 — encoded protein: MYDVGIVFNAVNYDSFGEMIRVIGNYGREMKPLSFHEVRVWLLNKEVQIINDLLESHKVEWKNYGCTLMCDGWTDRKVRTLINFLANSPKGSVFIKSVDASDESKTAALLASLIEKELMEIGPEKVVQVVTDNASNNVVAGRILEANFSHLYWTPCAAHCIDLMLEDIFKIRVFKETFRKAVELTGFIYGSSGVLNMLRKFTNGVELLRPGQTRFATAFITLGRIHLQKANIRKMFTLESWTTNKWAKEVKGKKCERTVLSPAFWNHVVYALKVSDPHVRVLRLVDNKKKPVMGYIYEAMDRAKEAIANSLNGNEEKYKSIFEIIDAR
- the LOC110659245 gene encoding retrovirus-related Pol polyprotein from transposon TNT 1-94 isoform X2; its protein translation is MIQNDILHQSSCVDTPSQNGVTERKNWHLLEVTRALLFQMKVPKHFWADAVSTACFLINRMLSSVLNGDIPYTALFFTKSLFPIEPRIFCCTCFVRDVRPQVTKLDPKSLKCVFLGYSLLQKWRLEISDSDPPPATSLGDPVPHTDHDSNLDLPIALRKDKRSCTYPIASFVSSNQLSSCSQCFVISLDSVPIPNTVGEALSHLGWCDAMKEEMEALDGNGTWELLPLPTGKKAIGCKWVFTVKVNPDDFVTRRKARLVAKGYAQTYGVDYSDTFSSVAKLTSIRLFISLAATYDRLLHQLDIKNAFLHGYLQEEVYMEQPPGFVAQGELGKVCRLQMSLYGLKQSPRTWFGRFSEAVQEFGMQKSKCDHSVFYRQSEVGLILLVVYVDDIVITGSDSAGISSLKTFLQTQFQTKNLGLLKYFLGIEVMRSKKGIFLSQRKYVLDLLTETGKLGAKSCSAPMTPTLQLLAGDSELFEDPERYRRLVGELNYLTVTRFDITYTVSVVSQFMSSSTVAHWEALEQILCYLKGAPGRCLLYGNHGHLNVECFSDADWAKSKVDRR
- the LOC110659245 gene encoding retrovirus-related Pol polyprotein from transposon RE1 isoform X1, yielding MIQNDILHQSSCVDTPSQNGVTERKNWHLLEVTRALLFQMKVPKHFWADAVSTACFLINRMLSSVLNGDIPYTALFFTKSLFPIEPRIFCCTCFVRDVRPQVTKLDPKSLKCVFLGYSLLQKWYSCFSPTLNHYLVSADVTFFESTPFFPQSFVYESQGEEDDLLIYTVQPMSSPLPQPVSSVSRPTRPPIVHVYSRRLEISDSDPPPATSLGDPVPHTDHDSNLDLPIALRKDKRSCTYPIASFVSSNQLSSCSQCFVISLDSVPIPNTVGEALSHLGWCDAMKEEMEALDGNGTWELLPLPTGKKAIGCKWVFTVKVNPDDFVTRRKARLVAKGYAQTYGVDYSDTFSSVAKLTSIRLFISLAATYDRLLHQLDIKNAFLHGYLQEEVYMEQPPGFVAQGELGKVCRLQMSLYGLKQSPRTWFGRFSEAVQEFGMQKSKCDHSVFYRQSEVGLILLVVYVDDIVITGSDSAGISSLKTFLQTQFQTKNLGLLKYFLGIEVMRSKKGIFLSQRKYVLDLLTETGKLGAKSCSAPMTPTLQLLAGDSELFEDPERYRRLVGELNYLTVTRFDITYTVSVVSQFMSSSTVAHWEALEQILCYLKGAPGRCLLYGNHGHLNVECFSDADWAKSKVDRR